One Gordonia zhaorongruii DNA segment encodes these proteins:
- a CDS encoding aspartate kinase gives MALVVQKYGGSSVGDAERIRKVAERIVETKRAGNDVVVVVSAMGDTTDELLDLAEQVTDDPPVREMDMLLTSGERISNALVAMAIESLGEEAQSFTGSQAGVITTSSHGKAKIIDVTPGRVRGALDDGKIVLVAGFQGVSQDTKDVTTLGRGGSDTTAVALAAALEADVCEIYTDVDGIYTSDPRIVSNARRLDKVSFEEMLELAACGAKVLMLRCVEYARAYNVPVHVRSSYSKIPGTLVSGSMEDIPVEEAILTGVAHDDSEAQVTIVGLEDKPGYAAKVFRAVADAEINIDMVLQGVSRVDTGKTDITFTMPKELGPVAVEELGKLKDEIGFVEVLYDDNIGKVSLVGAGMKSHPGVTATFCESLSDAGINIELISTSEIRISVLVSDDDLDKAVQVLHEAFDLGGDEEAVVYAGTGR, from the coding sequence GTGGCACTGGTGGTCCAGAAATACGGTGGCTCGTCCGTTGGGGATGCCGAACGCATCCGCAAGGTTGCCGAGCGCATCGTGGAGACCAAGCGCGCAGGTAACGACGTTGTGGTGGTCGTTTCTGCGATGGGAGACACCACAGACGAACTGCTCGATCTGGCGGAGCAGGTGACCGACGATCCACCCGTGCGTGAGATGGACATGCTCCTCACCTCGGGCGAGCGGATCTCCAACGCGCTCGTTGCGATGGCGATCGAGTCCCTCGGTGAAGAGGCGCAGTCCTTCACCGGCTCACAGGCGGGCGTCATCACGACGTCCAGCCACGGCAAGGCCAAGATCATCGACGTCACGCCCGGACGTGTCCGCGGCGCACTCGACGACGGCAAGATCGTGCTCGTGGCCGGGTTCCAGGGTGTCTCGCAGGACACCAAGGACGTGACCACGCTCGGCCGCGGCGGCTCGGACACGACAGCCGTCGCCCTCGCGGCCGCCCTGGAGGCGGATGTCTGCGAGATCTACACCGACGTGGACGGCATCTACACGTCGGATCCGCGCATCGTCTCCAACGCTCGGCGGCTCGACAAGGTCTCCTTCGAGGAGATGCTCGAGCTCGCGGCGTGCGGTGCCAAGGTTCTGATGCTGCGGTGCGTGGAATACGCACGTGCCTACAACGTTCCCGTTCATGTGCGCTCGTCGTACTCGAAAATCCCGGGCACCCTGGTGTCCGGCTCTATGGAGGACATTCCCGTGGAAGAAGCGATTCTCACCGGTGTTGCGCACGATGACAGCGAAGCGCAGGTCACCATCGTCGGCCTCGAAGACAAGCCGGGCTACGCCGCCAAGGTGTTCCGCGCAGTCGCCGACGCCGAGATCAACATCGACATGGTGCTGCAGGGCGTCTCGAGAGTCGACACCGGCAAGACCGACATCACCTTCACCATGCCGAAGGAACTCGGACCGGTGGCGGTCGAGGAACTCGGCAAACTGAAAGACGAGATCGGCTTCGTCGAGGTTCTGTACGACGACAACATCGGCAAGGTGTCGCTCGTCGGTGCGGGCATGAAGAGCCACCCGGGCGTCACGGCGACGTTCTGCGAGTCGCTGAGCGACGCCGGTATCAACATCGAGCTGATCTCGACCTCCGAGATTCGCATCTCGGTTCTCGTCAGCGACGACGACCTCGACAAGGCCGTTCAGGTGCTGCACGAGGCCTTCGATCTCGGCGGCGACGAGGAAGCGGTCGTCTACGCAGGAACAGGGCGGTAA
- a CDS encoding MFS transporter, producing the protein MTSSAAADGSTPPAASRRTWLGLFVLQLPVLLVSMDFSVLYLAMPTISDALDPSATNQLWILDIYGFMIAGLLITMGNVGDRIGRRRILLAGAALFGIASAIAAFAPSAGALIAARALMGIGGATLMPASLSLIANMFRRPDERGRAIGVWTAAFAGGAAIGPVIGGLLLHQFWWGIVFLINVPVLAVLFLAGPSLLPEFRAARTDPFDFVGVVLSLLGILPAVYAVKTFAAEGITTTAVITGVVGIVMLPAFIWHQRRSRAPLLTLSLFRDPATCAALAIALVGMMSEGGIAYLANVYLQSVLGHDVLVAALAGIPMAVTIAVFSVYANRLTRRIGIRFALAGSVLLAAIANIGLLALSTSSALWIFMTLTAIAGVGFGIQFSLVSDVVVGSAPPEKSGAASGISETSFELGTALGLALLGSLATAVFLSRDDGYGFADSLGETLKRADDLGPAGDVLSGAAQLAFVDGFHAAALTGGALLALLSVVVLFVMRDHGRDGSHSPAENVV; encoded by the coding sequence ATGACGTCCTCCGCGGCCGCCGACGGATCGACTCCCCCGGCGGCATCACGCCGGACATGGCTCGGCCTGTTCGTTCTGCAGCTGCCCGTGCTCCTCGTCTCGATGGACTTCTCCGTTCTGTATCTGGCGATGCCGACGATCAGCGACGCTCTCGATCCCTCAGCGACGAACCAGCTGTGGATTCTCGACATCTACGGGTTCATGATCGCCGGGCTCCTCATCACGATGGGCAACGTCGGCGATCGCATCGGGCGGCGCCGGATCCTCCTCGCCGGCGCTGCCCTGTTCGGGATCGCGTCGGCGATCGCAGCGTTCGCCCCGAGCGCTGGGGCCCTCATCGCGGCACGCGCGCTCATGGGCATCGGCGGCGCGACTCTGATGCCGGCGAGCCTCTCGTTGATCGCCAACATGTTCCGGCGTCCCGATGAGCGCGGTCGGGCGATCGGCGTGTGGACCGCCGCATTCGCGGGCGGCGCGGCGATCGGACCGGTCATCGGCGGGCTTCTGCTGCACCAGTTCTGGTGGGGAATCGTCTTCCTGATCAACGTGCCGGTCCTCGCGGTCCTCTTCCTCGCCGGACCGTCCCTTCTCCCCGAGTTCCGGGCGGCGCGCACCGATCCCTTCGACTTCGTCGGAGTCGTTCTCTCCCTGCTGGGCATCCTGCCCGCCGTCTACGCGGTGAAGACCTTCGCCGCCGAGGGGATCACGACGACCGCCGTCATCACCGGGGTCGTCGGGATCGTGATGCTGCCCGCGTTCATCTGGCACCAACGGCGCTCGCGCGCACCGCTTCTCACGCTGTCACTGTTCCGTGATCCCGCTACCTGCGCCGCGCTGGCGATCGCACTGGTCGGCATGATGTCCGAGGGCGGGATCGCCTACCTCGCCAACGTGTACCTCCAGTCGGTGCTCGGCCACGACGTACTCGTGGCTGCGCTCGCGGGCATCCCGATGGCCGTCACGATCGCGGTCTTCTCCGTGTACGCGAACCGCCTCACCCGACGGATCGGCATCCGGTTCGCTCTCGCCGGATCCGTCCTGCTGGCAGCGATCGCGAACATCGGCTTGCTGGCGTTGAGCACGTCGAGCGCGCTGTGGATCTTCATGACACTGACCGCGATCGCCGGCGTCGGGTTCGGAATCCAGTTCTCGCTCGTATCCGACGTGGTCGTCGGCTCCGCACCACCGGAGAAGTCCGGGGCGGCGTCCGGTATCTCGGAGACCAGTTTCGAGCTGGGCACCGCGCTCGGTCTCGCCCTCCTCGGTTCCCTCGCGACGGCGGTCTTCCTGTCGCGGGACGACGGATACGGATTCGCCGACTCTCTCGGCGAGACCCTGAAGCGGGCCGACGATCTCGGACCGGCGGGCGACGTGCTCTCCGGAGCTGCGCAGCTGGCCTTCGTCGACGGCTTCCACGCCGCTGCCCTCACCGGCGGTGCGCTCCTCGCGCTCCTGTCCGTCGTCGTGCTGTTCGTGATGCGCGATCACGGGCGCGACGGCTCGCATTCACCTGCGGAGAACGTCGTCTGA
- the leuA gene encoding 2-isopropylmalate synthase, translating to MAPADAFTSGPSRIVEPAGPIPDGQPSWNPQRTSAMPVHRYRSFTDEVERIALPDRTWPEKVIDKAPLWCAVDLRDGNQALIDPMSPARKRRMFDLLVRMGYKEIEVGFPSASQTDFDFVREIIEDGAIPDDVTIQVLTQCRPELITRTFEACEGASDVIVHFYNSTSILQRRVVFRADREAITKIAVDAAHLVLEEQKKYSDTNWRYQYSPESYTGTELTYAKEICDAVTEVIAPTPERPMIINLPATVEMATPNVYADSIEWMSRNLARRDSIILSLHPHNDRGEGVAAAELGYMAGADRIEGCLFGNGERTGNVCLVTLGMNMFSRGVDPQINFADIDEIRRTVEYCNQLNVPERHPYGGDLVYTAFSGSHQDAINKGLDQMKIDADTADKDVEDLLWQVPYLPIDPKDVGRNYEAVIRVNSQSGKGGVAYIMKADHGLDLPRRLQIEFSRGIQKLTDGEGGEINAKGMWDEFARQYLDPITPLEGIRRKLDTSEDEDGDDTITATVKVDGVEKEISGSGNGPLAAFIDSLSTIGYEVRILDYSEHAMTAGDDASAASYVETEINGQTVWGVGIASSITTASLRAVVSAVNRAHRATTVVEKAAEGARTWAP from the coding sequence ATGGCACCAGCCGACGCATTCACTTCCGGACCGAGCCGCATCGTCGAGCCGGCCGGTCCCATCCCCGACGGCCAGCCCAGCTGGAATCCGCAACGCACCTCTGCGATGCCCGTCCACCGCTACCGCAGCTTCACCGACGAGGTCGAGCGCATAGCCCTGCCCGACCGCACCTGGCCCGAGAAGGTCATCGACAAGGCGCCGCTGTGGTGCGCGGTCGACCTCCGTGACGGCAATCAGGCCCTCATCGACCCGATGAGCCCGGCCCGCAAGCGCCGCATGTTCGATCTGCTGGTCCGCATGGGATACAAGGAGATCGAGGTCGGATTCCCGTCTGCGAGCCAGACCGACTTCGACTTCGTCCGCGAGATCATCGAAGACGGCGCGATCCCCGACGACGTCACCATCCAGGTGCTGACGCAGTGCCGTCCGGAACTGATCACCCGCACCTTCGAGGCCTGCGAAGGCGCGTCGGACGTGATCGTGCACTTCTACAACTCGACATCGATCCTGCAGCGTCGCGTGGTGTTCCGCGCCGACCGGGAGGCGATCACCAAGATCGCGGTCGACGCCGCGCACCTCGTCCTCGAGGAGCAGAAGAAGTACTCCGACACGAACTGGCGCTACCAGTACTCACCGGAGTCGTACACCGGCACCGAGCTGACCTACGCCAAGGAGATCTGCGACGCGGTCACCGAGGTCATCGCTCCGACCCCGGAACGTCCGATGATCATCAACCTCCCCGCCACGGTGGAGATGGCGACTCCGAACGTGTACGCCGATTCCATTGAGTGGATGAGCCGCAACCTCGCCCGCCGCGACTCGATCATCCTGAGCCTGCATCCGCACAACGACCGCGGCGAGGGTGTCGCGGCCGCCGAGCTCGGCTACATGGCAGGAGCGGACCGCATCGAGGGCTGCCTGTTCGGCAACGGCGAGCGCACCGGAAACGTGTGCCTGGTGACCCTCGGCATGAACATGTTCAGCCGCGGCGTCGATCCGCAGATCAACTTCGCCGACATCGACGAGATCCGTCGCACCGTCGAGTACTGCAACCAGTTGAACGTTCCCGAGCGCCATCCGTACGGCGGCGACCTCGTCTACACCGCGTTCTCAGGCAGCCACCAGGACGCCATCAACAAGGGCCTGGACCAGATGAAGATCGACGCCGACACGGCCGACAAGGATGTGGAGGACCTGCTCTGGCAGGTCCCGTACCTGCCTATCGATCCGAAGGACGTCGGCCGTAACTACGAAGCCGTCATCCGCGTGAACAGCCAGTCCGGCAAGGGCGGCGTCGCGTACATCATGAAGGCGGACCACGGACTGGACCTGCCACGCCGACTCCAGATCGAGTTCAGCCGCGGAATCCAGAAGCTCACCGACGGCGAGGGCGGCGAGATCAACGCCAAGGGAATGTGGGACGAGTTCGCCCGCCAGTACCTCGACCCGATCACGCCGTTGGAGGGCATCCGTCGCAAGCTCGACACGTCGGAGGACGAAGACGGAGATGACACCATCACCGCGACGGTGAAGGTCGACGGCGTCGAGAAGGAGATCAGCGGCAGCGGCAACGGCCCGCTCGCCGCGTTCATCGACTCGCTGTCGACGATCGGCTACGAGGTCCGCATTCTGGATTACTCCGAACATGCGATGACCGCCGGTGACGACGCGAGTGCGGCGTCGTACGTGGAGACCGAGATCAACGGCCAGACCGTGTGGGGCGTGGGCATCGCATCGTCGATCACCACCGCGAGCCTGCGTGCCGTGGTGTCCGCCGTGAACCGTGCGCACCGCGCGACGACCGTCGTTGAGAAGGCCGCCGAGGGCGCTCGCACCTGGGCTCCCTGA
- a CDS encoding helix-turn-helix transcriptional regulator — MADTTTRTLKLLALLQAHRMWAAADLAVRLDTTERTVRRDVERLRELGYPVESVRGTGGGYQLAPGGSLPPLVVDEEEAVAIVAALRTAASGSAAGLAEASIRALAKVTQVLPPKLRRRADALRAMSVTIDGVENAPTVDAEALTTAALACRDATELSFHYAPAARAKSSPGRRRVEPLRLVPVGRRWYLLAYDLDRQDWRTFRLDRLHEARPERRHFAPRRVPGDDPAAYVRNSLRAGRGEQHTVTVLAHTGPDLVRARIGRHADVEDHPDGALITLQVDDTRWIAVAMGGLDADYEFLDIPPEMLHELRGRNARESRALYLAGR; from the coding sequence ATGGCCGATACGACGACGAGAACGCTGAAGCTGCTCGCGCTGCTTCAGGCGCACCGCATGTGGGCGGCCGCCGACCTCGCCGTCCGCCTGGACACCACTGAGCGGACGGTGCGTCGCGACGTCGAACGGCTCCGCGAGCTCGGGTACCCGGTCGAGTCGGTCCGCGGTACGGGTGGCGGCTATCAACTGGCACCCGGTGGGTCGCTCCCTCCGCTCGTCGTCGATGAGGAGGAAGCGGTCGCCATCGTCGCGGCGCTGCGGACCGCGGCCTCCGGCTCCGCGGCCGGCCTGGCCGAGGCGTCCATCCGGGCACTCGCGAAGGTGACCCAGGTCCTGCCTCCGAAACTCCGGCGGCGAGCCGACGCTCTGCGTGCCATGAGCGTGACGATCGACGGAGTCGAGAACGCCCCGACCGTCGACGCGGAGGCGCTCACCACGGCAGCTTTGGCCTGCCGCGATGCCACCGAACTGAGCTTTCACTACGCGCCCGCAGCGCGGGCGAAGAGCTCACCGGGCCGCAGGCGCGTGGAACCCCTGCGGCTGGTTCCGGTGGGGCGTCGTTGGTATCTGCTCGCCTACGATCTCGACCGCCAGGACTGGCGGACCTTCCGTCTCGACCGATTGCATGAGGCCCGACCGGAGAGGCGGCACTTCGCCCCGCGCCGGGTGCCGGGCGACGATCCGGCCGCGTACGTGCGCAACAGTCTTCGGGCAGGTCGCGGTGAGCAGCACACGGTGACGGTCCTCGCGCATACCGGTCCGGATCTGGTCCGCGCACGGATCGGACGCCACGCAGACGTCGAGGACCACCCCGACGGGGCGCTGATCACCCTGCAGGTAGACGACACCCGCTGGATCGCTGTCGCGATGGGCGGTCTCGACGCCGACTACGAGTTCCTGGACATACCGCCCGAGATGCTCCACGAATTGCGGGGACGCAACGCCCGTGAATCACGGGCGCTGTACCTCGCCGGACGGTGA
- a CDS encoding alpha/beta hydrolase, with amino-acid sequence MSRATAVRLSLRSRAQRSALRALGRMPGAAHSALSRAMRVNSDGERLAPEMAAIGAAAQYVPGVALMSGTVPEARVALDQSSTAMAQAFEPFAVEEDLLIPSDAGPIPATRYRVDTAGARGLIVFYHGGGFVVGSRASHDSLVRALAVASGADVLSVDYRLAPEHVFPAAVDDAVAAYRYAVSRAQDWGLDPRKTAIAGDSAGGNLSAVVAQQVRDDAIQPCAQLLIYPVADFSHERASRREFATGLFLTGEEIDYFRDTYVPSADDYDDPRVSPIAGRLDGLPPAHIVVGGFDPLRDEGIDYAEALERAGVTVTLERASGMIHGFVNMGLISPTARAVVARLGEAAAKAMDAVN; translated from the coding sequence GTGAGCCGAGCAACCGCTGTCCGATTGTCCCTCCGAAGCCGTGCGCAACGTTCCGCGCTGCGTGCGCTGGGGCGAATGCCCGGCGCTGCACATTCGGCGCTGTCGCGGGCGATGCGCGTGAACAGTGATGGGGAACGGCTGGCTCCTGAGATGGCCGCCATCGGGGCAGCCGCACAGTACGTTCCCGGAGTCGCCCTGATGAGCGGCACCGTCCCCGAGGCTCGGGTCGCCCTCGACCAGTCGTCGACCGCGATGGCGCAGGCCTTCGAGCCGTTCGCCGTGGAAGAAGACCTCCTGATTCCCTCGGACGCCGGACCGATCCCCGCGACCCGGTACCGCGTGGACACAGCAGGTGCTCGGGGACTGATCGTCTTCTATCACGGCGGCGGATTCGTCGTCGGGAGCCGGGCCAGCCACGATTCGCTCGTGCGGGCACTCGCCGTCGCGTCCGGCGCCGACGTGCTGTCGGTGGACTACCGGTTGGCGCCTGAGCACGTCTTCCCCGCAGCGGTCGACGATGCGGTCGCCGCATACCGGTACGCGGTCAGCAGGGCTCAGGACTGGGGTCTGGATCCGCGGAAGACAGCGATCGCCGGGGATTCGGCGGGCGGGAACCTCAGTGCCGTCGTCGCCCAGCAGGTGCGCGATGACGCGATACAGCCGTGTGCACAGCTGCTGATCTACCCGGTGGCAGACTTCTCGCACGAGCGGGCGTCGCGACGGGAGTTCGCGACGGGCCTCTTCCTGACCGGAGAGGAGATCGACTACTTCCGTGACACGTACGTGCCTTCAGCAGATGACTACGACGATCCACGGGTGTCTCCGATCGCCGGCCGCCTCGACGGCCTCCCTCCCGCGCATATCGTGGTCGGCGGATTCGACCCCCTGCGCGACGAGGGGATCGATTACGCGGAAGCCCTCGAACGCGCCGGCGTCACGGTGACGCTCGAACGCGCGAGCGGCATGATTCACGGATTCGTCAACATGGGACTCATCAGTCCGACGGCGCGTGCCGTCGTCGCTCGCCTGGGCGAAGCCGCCGCGAAGGCCATGGACGCGGTGAACTAG